A single genomic interval of Pseudochaenichthys georgianus chromosome 3, fPseGeo1.2, whole genome shotgun sequence harbors:
- the LOC117461862 gene encoding ladderlectin-like, whose amino-acid sequence MLVFRFLLGLALGAVSSSDDPPMELQQETCPSFWLSFNGRCYRYFNTERTWADAELYCVSQGGNLVSIHNTVEEDFVKFLIKSSDPLEGYTWIGLHDIAKEGSWMWSDGCAAKYLFWYKGQPNNRGRRGEDCVLNNWKGKWNDGHCSNTFPSVCASRTTCP is encoded by the coding sequence ATGCTGGTTTTCCGCTTCCTGTTGGGCCTGGCTCTGGGTGCTGTGTCTTCTTCAGATGACCCTCCAATGGAGCTACAGCAAGAGACCTGTCCCTCCTTCTGGCTCTCCTTCAACGGCCGCTGCTACAGGTACTTCAACACGGAGAGGACCTGGGCTGATGCAGAGCTCTACTGTGTGTCCCAGGGAGGCAACCTGGTGTCTATCCACAACACAGTGGAAGAGGATTTTGTCAAATTCCTGATCAAAAGCTCTGACCCTCTTGAGggatatacatggatcggactCCATGACATCGCCAAAGAAGGAAGTTGGATGTGGTCTGATGGGTGTGCAGCCAAGTATTTATTTTGGTATAAAGGACAACCAAACAACAGGGGACGACGAGGTGAAGACTGTGTACTCAACAACTGGAAGGGGAAGTGGAACGATGGGCATTGTTCAAATACTTTTCCCTCAGTTTGTGCATCTCGCACAACTTGTCCTTAG
- the LOC117440318 gene encoding ladderlectin-like, giving the protein MLVFRFLLGLALGAVSSSDDPPMELQQETCPSFWLSFNGRCYRYFNTERTWADAELYCVSQGGNLVSIHNTVEEDFVKFLIKSSDPLEGYTWIGLHDIAKEGSWMWSDGCAAKYLFWYRGQPNNRGRRGEDCVLNNWKGKWNDGHCSNTFPSVCASRTTCP; this is encoded by the coding sequence ATGCTGGTTTTCCGCTTCCTGTTGGGCCTGGCTCTGGGTGCTGTGTCTTCTTCAGATGACCCTCCAATGGAGCTACAGCAAGAGACCTGTCCCTCCTTCTGGCTCTCCTTCAACGGCCGCTGCTACAGGTACTTCAACACGGAGAGGACCTGGGCTGATGCAGAGCTCTACTGTGTGTCCCAGGGAGGCAACCTGGTGTCTATCCACAACACAGTGGAAGAGGATTTTGTCAAATTCCTGATCAAAAGCTCTGACCCTCTTGAGggatatacatggatcggactCCATGACATCGCCAAAGAAGGAAGTTGGATGTGGTCTGATGGGTGTGCAGCCAAGTATTTATTTTGGTATAGAGGACAACCAAACAACAGGGGACGACGAGGTGAAGACTGTGTACTCAACAACTGGAAGGGGAAGTGGAACGATGGGCATTGTTCAAATACTTTTCCCTCAGTTTGTGCATCTCGCACAACTTGTCCTTAG
- the LOC117441907 gene encoding dynein axonemal heavy chain 5-like: MMMSPSLFRKPLGCTLTVISLKVFGLHPNADITYQTNLANETLRTIISIQPKDSGGGAGETREASVQRLAAEMLEKLPPDYVQHEVKGQLKKMGPLQPMNIFLRQEVERMQRVIGLVRSMLTDLKLAIDGTIIMSEDLRDALDCMFDARVPRLWLRPSWPSASLGFWFSELLERSLQLRGWISSGRPDTFWLTGFFNPQEITRSNLTRGWALDTVTLSNNVTKVMKEDVAPPPEEVGGVYIYGLFLDGAGWDRRGTKLCEAPPKPPPRGSRLRHQLSQHGRQQAAPRRGWGGGQPVLLSGL; this comes from the exons ATGATGATGTCACCGTCTCT TTTCAGAAAACCTCTTGGCTGCACGCTCACCGTTATCTCCCTGAAG GTGTTTGGGCTCCACCCTAACGCTGACATCACCTACCAGACCAACCTGGCCAATGAGACGCTCCGCACCATCATCAGCATCCAACCAAAGGACTCCGGGGGCGGGGCCGGGGAGACGAGGGAGGCCAGCGTTCAGAGACTCGCCGCCGAGATGCTGGAGAAGCTGCCGCCGGACTACGTGCAGCACGAG gtcaaaggtcagctgAAGAAGATGGGTCCGCTGCAGCCAATGAACATCTTCCTGCGACAGGAAGTGGAGCGCATGCAGCGCGTCATCGGCCTCGTACGGAGCATGCTCACCGACCTCAAACTGGCCATCGAcg GCACCATCATCATGTCTGAGGACCTGCGGGACGCTCTGGACTGCATGTTCGACGCCCGGGTCCCGCGCCTGTGGCTGCGGCCCAGCTGGCCCTCGGCCTCGCTGGGCTTCTGGTTCAGCGAGCTGCTGGAGAGGAGCCTGCAGCTCCGCGGCTGGATCAGCTCCGGCAGGCCGGACACATTCTGGCTCACCGGATTCTTCAACCCTCAG GAGATCACGCGCTCCAACCTGACCCGGGGCTGGGCCTTGGATACTGTCACCCTTAGCAACAATGTCACTAAGGTGATGAAGGAAGACGTGGCTCCGCCCCCAGAAGAAGTGGGCGGGGTCTACATCTACGGCCTCTTCCTGGATGGGGCAGGGTGGGATCGGCGAGGAACCAAACTCTGCGAGGCCCCCCCAAAG CCCCCTCCCCGTGGTTCACGTCTTCGCCATCAGCTCAGCCAACACGGCCGACAGCAAGCTGCCCCCCGGCGGGGGTGGGGGGGCGGTCAGCCTGTACTCCTGTCCGGTCTATAA
- the LOC117440198 gene encoding ladderlectin-like: protein MLVFRFLLGLALGAVSSSDDPPMELQQETCPSFWLSFNGRCYRYFNTERTWADAELYCVSQGGNLVSIHNTVEEDFVKFLIKSSDPLEGYTWIGLHDIAKEGSWMWSDGCAAKYLFWYKGQPNNRGRRGEDCVLNNWKGKWNDGHCSNTFPSVCASRTTCP from the coding sequence ATGCTGGTTTTCCGCTTCCTGTTGGGCCTGGCTCTGGGTGCTGTGTCTTCTTCAGATGACCCTCCAATGGAGCTACAGCAAGAGACCTGTCCCTCCTTCTGGCTCTCCTTCAACGGCCGCTGCTACAGGTACTTCAACACGGAGAGGACCTGGGCTGATGCAGAGCTCTACTGTGTGTCCCAGGGAGGCAACCTGGTGTCTATCCACAACACAGTGGAAGAGGATTTTGTCAAATTCCTGATTAAAAGCTCTGACCCTCTTGAGggatatacatggatcggactCCATGACATCGCCAAAGAAGGAAGTTGGATGTGGTCTGATGGGTGTGCAGCCAAGTATTTATTTTGGTATAAAGGACAACCAAACAACAGGGGACGACGAGGTGAAGACTGTGTACTCAACAACTGGAAGGGGAAGTGGAACGATGGGCATTGTTCAAATACTTTTCCCTCAGTTTGTGCATCTCGCACAACTTGTCCTTAG